One genomic region from Anthonomus grandis grandis chromosome 1, icAntGran1.3, whole genome shotgun sequence encodes:
- the LOC126740241 gene encoding uncharacterized protein LOC126740241, with the protein MFLTRPAVIFSLLTSYLACGKIYQRCELARELRNFDVPENEISTWVCIAKYESLFDTAAMNHGSGDHGLFQISELYWCSPPGQGYGCNSPCSKFRDDDISDDLQCIRRIYNEHKRISGDGFNAWVVYPLYCKGDTSTYISDCFDDNTESLENESLPSNNVTENEISTSEESGEYGDGYQFPSLPDFSNKYDKTNDDGSEIPGLPKIEMNPAKSVGRMLPFDKVSIHNFVSVNKPLPYSKVSISYFIPAKSVNNNKISLEKFPFSKKSIHHFESVLELPTTTKEELLKTTNTFTKSINNLRTISSTSAPSTMKSLATFNRLEYLTVEKTNTEPCLNLKNKSATVASYQAQEKIILKKIVPKDLELELSSSTLAPSTFKSLPTIKHFQPFKLEKATTETPLNHKKNTEIMAILPTYENQKKISSSTLKSLPIFNPLKFVDSDVTTKNYKTTLASTVKLLPTFRPLQFLNSNTKTRNFETTFVTTIKPLPTFKSLPTFKTLNFPVSNTTTRTYEATSLPTVKPLPTFKSLPTFKTLKFPASNTTTRNYTATFATTVKPLPTFKPFTFESIPKKSPFIFQRSGFANLTTTQSSQANDNKTLTHLFGHSALNAETAVTPKPAINQFTTLKPSARQVTFAPDSWFSWIFSSQTLPPILPPPPRPPAGNPDRPRPGGLRPPGSTPLERPPGPPRPMRPSDQVSVQRPLGPNRRPELGGFGNQPSRIQPGLQQVTVRPFGVHRPVRPFANRAKNVDSLTEIHSDESVDIKKSKNLEGAEIMLDNHSVFVRTSYGFRLFHTK; encoded by the exons ATGTTTCTCACAAGACCTGCGGTGATTTTCTCTTTGTTGACCTCGTATCTCGCGTGCGGAAAAATATACCAGAGGTGCGAGTTGGCACGCGAACTAAGGAACTTTGACGTTCCGGAAAATGAAATTAGCACTTGGGTGTGTATTGCAAAATATGAGTCCCTTTTTGATACCGCTGCGATGAACCATGGAAGTGGCGATCACggattatttcaaatatctgagTTGTATTG gtgTTCTCCGCCAGGACAAGGATATGGTTGCAACTCACCTTGTTCAAAATTTCGAGATGACGACATTTCAGATGACCTCCAATGTATCAGAAGAATTTACAATGAACACAAACGAATTTCCGGCGATGGATTTAATGCATGGGTAGTATATCCCTTGTATTGTAAAGGAGATACTTCCACTTATATAAGTGACTGTTTTGATGATAATACTGAATCACTTGAAAATGAATCACTTCCTAGTAATAATGTGACTGAAAATGAAATTTCTACTAGTGAGGAAAGTGGAGAATATGGAGATGGATATCAGTTTCCTTCTTTGccagatttttcaaataaatatgaTAAGACAAATGATGATGGTTCTGAAATTCCTGGATTGCCTAAGATAGAAATGAATCCAGCAAAAAGTGTTGGAAGAATGTTGCCGTTCGATAAAGTATCAATTCATAATTTTGTATCCGTTAATAAGCCACTGCCCTATTCAAAAGTGTCAATATCGTACTTTATTCCAGCCAAGTcggtaaacaataacaaaatttctttggagaaatttccattttcaaaaaaatctattcATCATTTTGAATCCGTCTTAGAACTGCCAACAACTACCAAGGAAGAATTGCTCAAGACTACTAATACTTTTACgaaaagtattaataatttgCGAACGATTAGCTCAACATCAGCACCATCTACTATGAAATCCTTAGCAACATTTAATCGGTTGGAATATTTAACTGTGGAAAAAACCAATACAGAGCCATgcttaaacctaaaaaataagtCAGCGACTGTAGCATCTTATCAAgcccaagaaaaaattattttaaagaaaattgtacCTAAAGATTTAGAGCTTGAATTATCGAGCTCGACCTTAGCACCATCCACTTTTAAGTCCCTACCAACAATTAAGCATTTTCAGCCTTTTAAGTTGGAAAAAGCTACCACCGAAACAccattaaatcataaaaaaaatactgaaataatGGCAATATTGCCTActtatgaaaatcaaaaaaaaattagttcatcCACCCTAAAGTCGTTGCCAATATTTAATCCTTTAAAATTTGTAGATTCAGATGTCACTACTAAAAATTACAAGACAACCTTAGCATCTACAGTAAAACTCTTGCCAACCTTTAGgcctttacaatttttaaactctAATACTAAAACTAGAAATTTCGAGACAACCTTTGTCACTACGATTAAACCTTTGCCAACATTTAAATCATTGCCAACCTTTAAGACTTTAAACTTTCCTGTGTCAAACACCACAACTAGAACTTACGAGGCAACCTCATTGCCTACAGTAAAACCTTTGCCAACATTTAAGTCATTGCCAACATTTAAGACTTTAAAATTTCCTGCATCAAACACCACAACTAGAAATTACACGGCAACCTTCGCAACTACAGTAAAACCGTTGCCAACATTTAAGCCGTTTACGTTTGAAAGTATACCAAAAAAATCtccttttatttttcaaagatCAGGGTTTGCAAATTTGACAACTACTCAGTCCTCTCAAGCAAACGATAATAAAACATTGACACATTTATTTGGACATTCCGCATTAAATGCAGAAACTGCAGTAACCCCCAAACCTGCTATTAATCAGTTTACAACTTTAAAACCATCTGCTAGGCAAGTAACGTTCGCTCCAGATTCCTGGTTTAGCTGGATATTTAGTAGCCAAACGCTTCCACCAATTTTACCTCCTCCTCCAAGACCACCTGCAGGGAACCCTGATAGGCCAAGGCCAGGTGGCTTACGTCCGCCAGGCTCAACTCCTCTGGAAAGACCACCGGGACCTCCTAGGCCAATGAGGCCTTCAGATCAAGTTTCCGTGCAGAGACCTCTAGGGCCAAATAGGCGTCCAGAATTGGGAGGATTTGGTAATCAACCATCAAGAATCCAGCCTGGTTTACAACAGGTAACGGTGAGACCCTTTGGGGTTCATAGACCAGTAAGACCATTTGCAAATAGAGCTAAAAATGTCGATTCGTTAACAGAAATACACAGCGACGAAAGTGtggatattaaaaaatctaaaaatttggaAGGAGCTGAGATTATGCTCGATAATCATTCGGTGTTTGTTAGAACAAGTTATGGATTTCGATTATTtcatacaaaataa